The following proteins are co-located in the Solanum pennellii chromosome 1, SPENNV200 genome:
- the LOC107008365 gene encoding pentatricopeptide repeat-containing protein At2g16880, translating into MSSSYPPLKPSQLVQTITTLLSSSPKSLPKSSLQSYLPHLTPPIIHSILSSSTLSSRPSTLFSFFQWSQSHIPSFSTQPLPFPSLLPILSSLLSHRRFTVARSLLLTFIPSDHPQHLLHRHLLHPISNFPQPSTELLDTAIGAYCQCGKPHLALQIFKKMKRLRLCPNIITFNTLITALVRYPSTHSLFLCNELFNDALKLGLVPTTITINILIKGYCLAYKYKDANQLLDRMSEFGCVPDNVSYNTILDGLCEKGRLNEVRDLLLDMKGKGLVPNRNTYNILIHGYCKIGWLKDAAQIVELMTQNNTLPDVWTYNMLIGGLCNEGRIDDAIRIRDEMVGLKLLPDVKTYNTLINGCLDNKRSSEAFDLLEEMNQKGIKCNEITCNTLIKGYCKEGKMDKAREVLQKMEEDGLCPDCVSYNTLISAYCKAGNLPEVLRIMKQIGEKGLKMDNFSLNTLLHILCQERKLDEAYELLSVASTRGYLVDAVSYGTLIAGYFRCADTEKALKLWDEMEEREVIPTIVTYNIIIGGLCKSGKTHLAIAKLNELLEKGIVPDEITYNTIIHGYCWEGNIEKAFQFHNKMVENSFKPDVYTCNILLRGLSREGMLEKAIKLFNTWIDKGKTTDVVTYNTLITALCKDQRLDDALGLVAEMEEKNIQRDKYTHNAIVGALTDAGRLKEAEEFMIDRERPSEQRLQMDDKEHELRVDELDSSSIAYSQQIDELCAEGRYKDAMLIYAQVTQRGIDLQKSTYFTLIKGLIKRRKSISKTG; encoded by the coding sequence ATGAGTTCTTCATATCCTCCATTGAAGCCCTCTCAACTTGTTCAAACAATCACTACTCTACTCTCTTCCTCCCCCAAATCTCTACCCAAATCCTCTCTTCAATCCTACCTCCCTCACCTCACTCCTCCCATTATTCACTCCATTCTCTCCTCTTCCACTCTCTCTTCTCGCCCTTCCACTCTCTTCTCCTTCTTCCAATGGTCTCAATCCCACATACCCTCTTTCTCCACCCAACCCCTCCCTTTCCCTTCTCTTCTCCCTATCTTATCCTCCCTATTATCCCATCGCAGATTCACCGTTGCAAGATCCCTTCTCCTCACGTTTATCCCTTCTGATCACCCTCAACATCTTCTCCATCGTCATCTCCTTCACCCCATTTCTAATTTCCCTCAACCCTCAACCGAATTGTTGGATACTGCTATAGGTGCTTACTGCCAATGTGGCAAACCCCATCTCGCACTTCAGATTTTCAAGAAGATGAAGCGCCTTCGACTTTGCCCTAACATCATTACTTTCAATACTTTGATTACTGCTTTGGTTAGGTACCCTTCCACTCACTCTCTGTTTTTATGTAATGAGCTGTTTAATGACGCACTTAAGCTTGGTTTGGTGCCAACTACAATTACTatcaatattttgattaaagGGTATTGTTTAGCTTACAAGTATAAGGATGCTAATCAATTGCTGGATAGAATGAGTGAGTTTGGATGTGTGCCCGATAATGTGAGTTATAATACTATATTGGATGGGTTGTGTGAGAAAGGTAGGTTGAATGAGGTTAGGGATTTGTTGTTGGATATGAAGGGTAAAGGTCTTGTGCCGAATAGgaatacatataatattttgatacatgGTTATTGTAAAATTGGGTGGTTGAAGGATGCTGCGCAGATTGTCGAGCTGATGACGCAGAACAATACTTTGCCTGATGTTTGGACTTATAATATGTTGATTGGTGGTCTGTGTAATGAAGGAAGGATTGATGATGCAATTAGGATTCGGGACGAGATGGTAGGATTGAAATTGTTGCCTGATGTGAAAACTTACAACACCCTGATCAATGGGTGTCTTGATAATAAGAGAAGCTCAGAGGCCTTTGATCTGCTTGAAGAGATGAATCAGAAGGGGATCAAATGTAATGAAATTACGTGTAATACATTGATTAAAGGGTATTGCAAGGAAGGGAAGATGGATAAAGCTAGAGAGGTACTTCAAAAGATGGAAGAAGATGGTTTATGTCCAGATTGTGTTTCCTATAATACTCTCATAAGTGCATATTGTAAAGCAGGAAATCTACCAGAAGTATTGAGGATAATGAAACAAATAGGTGAAAAAGGTTTGAAAATGGATAATTTCTCTCTCAATACATTGCTTCACATTCTTTGTCAAGAAAGGAAGCTTGATGAGGCCTACGAGTTGCTCTCTGTTGCTTCTACCAGGGGTTATCTTGTTGATGCAGTAAGTTATGGCACTCTTATTGCTGGCTACTTTAGATGTGCAGATACAGAAAAAGCTCTTAAGCTTTGGGATGAGATGGAAGAGAGAGAGGTAATTCCCACTATTGTCACCTACAACATCATAATTGGAGGGCTATGTAAATCAGGTAAAACTCACCTGGCAATTGCTAAACTGAATGAACTTTTGGAGAAGGGTATAGTTCCTgatgaaataacatataatacTATTATTCATGGATACTGCTGGGAGGGGAACATTGAGAAAGCATTTCAATTTCACAACAAAATGGTTGAAAATTCTTTTAAGCCTGATGTATATACGTGCAACATTCTTCTTAGGGGACTAAGTAGGGAAGGCATGCTTGAAAAAGCTATTAAGCTCTTTAATACGTGGATAGATAAAGGGAAGACCACTGATGTAGTAACTTATAACACCTTGATAACAGCTCTTTGTAAAGATCAAAGACTTGATGATGCTCTGGGCCTTGTTGCTGAAATGGAAGAGAAAAACATCCAGCGTGATAAGTACACACATAATGCTATTGTTGGTGCACTTACTGATGCTGGAAGGCTTAAAGAGGCTGAAGAATTTATGATAGACAGAGAAAGACCATCTGAACAGCGGTTGCAAATGGATGACAAGGAACATGAACTCAGAGTTGATGAACTAGATTCAAGTTCAATCGCTTATTCACAGCAGATTGATGAGCTTTGTGCGGAAGGAAGATATAAGGATGCAATGCTTATATATGCACAAGTCACTCAGAGAGGTATTGATCTACAGAAGTCCACTTATTTTACTCTGATAAAAGGACTCATCAAGAGGAGAAAAAGTATATCGAAGACAGGTTGA
- the LOC107008131 gene encoding proteasome subunit alpha type-7: MARYDRAITVFSPDGHLFQVEYAMEAVRKGNAAVGVRGTDTVVLGVEKKSTPKLQDSRSVRKIVNLDDHIALACAGLKADARVLVNKARIECQSHRLTVEDPVTVEYITRYIAGLQQKYTQSGGVRPFGLSTLIIGFDPHTGVPSLYQTDPSGTFSAWKANATGRNSNSTREFLEKNYKETSGQETVKLAIRALLEVVESGGKNIEVAVMTKEHGLKQLEEAEIDAIVAEIEAEKAAAEAAKKAPPKET, encoded by the exons ATGGCTAGATACGACAGAGCGATCACCGTTTTCTCGCCGGACGGCCACTTATTCCAAGTGGAGTACGCCATGGAAGCCGTACGCAAAGGAAACGCCGCCGTCGGTGTACGTGGAACTGACACTGTTGTCCTCGGCGTCGAGAAGAAGTCCACTCCCAAGCTTCAAGACTCCAG GTCAGTAAGAAAGATAGTGAATCTAGATGATCACATTGCGTTGGCGTGTGCTGGGCTGAAAGCAGATGCACGAGTGCTTGTGAACAAGGCACGCATTGAGTGTCAGAGTCATAGGCTTACAGTTGAAGATCCTGTTACTGTTGAGTACATAACTCGTTACATTGCTGGTCTTCAGCAAAAGTACACCCAAAGTGGTGGGGTGAGGCCATTTGGTCTATCCACCTTGATTATTGGTTTTGACCCACACACAGGTGTCCCCTCACTTTACCAAACAGATCCATCGGGTACATTCTCAGCTTGGAAAGCCAATGCGACTGGTAGAAACTCCAACTCTACTCGGGAATTCTTGGAGAAGAATTACAAAGAAACATCTGGCCAGGAAACTGTGAAACTAGCAATACGTGCATTGCTTGAA GTTGTTGAAAGTGGTGGAAAAAACATAGAAGTTGCTGTGATGACAAAAGAGCATGGGCTTAAGCAACTTGAGGAAGCTGAAATTGATGCCATTGTTGCTGAGATCGAAGCAGAGAAAGCTGCTGCAGAAGCAGCCAAAAAGGCCCCACCGAAGGAAACCTAG